One genomic window of Meles meles chromosome 3, mMelMel3.1 paternal haplotype, whole genome shotgun sequence includes the following:
- the SLC26A2 gene encoding sulfate transporter, with amino-acid sequence MSLESEEQSDLSPKNSVEENHQNCSLSDMHLELERDSGTALKQFEASDQSTPYRRIHMEPQEKSTTDLKQFVIKKLHKSCQCSPTRAKNMILGFLPVLQWLPKYDLKKNILGDVMSGLIVGILLVPQSIAYSLLAGQEPIYGLYTSFFASIIYFLLGTSRHISVGIFGILCLMIGEVVDRELLKAGYDTAEGAPSHFGMASNGSALLNQTSDWMCDRSCYAIAVGSTVTFLAGVYQVAMGFFQVGFVSVYLSDALLSGFVTGASFTILTSQAKYLLGLSLPRSSGVGSLITTWIQIFRNIHKTNLCDLITSLLCLLVLLPTKELNERFKSKLKAPVPTELIVVVAATLASHFGKLNEKYNISIAGSIPTGFMPPKAPDWNLIPSLAVDAIAISIIGFAITVSLSEMFAKKHGYTVKANQEMYAIGFCNIIPSFFHCFTTSAALAKTLVKESTGCQTQLSGVVTALVLLLVLLVIAPLFYSLQKSVLGVITIVNLRGALLKFKDLPKMWKVSRMDTVIWFVTMLSSALISTEIGLLTGVCFSMFCVILRTQKPKTSLLGLVEESEIFESVSAYKNLQTKPGIKIFRFVAPLYYINKECFKSALYKKTLNPVLVKSARKKAAKRKIMKETMILSGIQDEVSVQLSHDPLDLHTIVIDCSAIQFLDTAGIHTLKEVRRDYEAIGIQVLLAQCNPSVRDSLACGEYFKEEEENLLFYSVYEAMAFAEYQNQKGVCISNGLSLSSD; translated from the exons atgtctttggaaaGTGAAGAGCAAAGTGATCTGTCACCCAAGAATTCAGTTGAAGAAAACCACCAAAACTGTTCTCTGTCTGATATGCATCTGGAGCTCGAAAGGGACTCAGGTACTGCCTTGAAGCAATTTGAAGCAAGTGATCAAAGCACACCTTACCGTAGGATCCACATGGAGCCTCAAGAGAAGTCAACTACTGACTTGAAGCAATTCGTCATTAAAAAACTGCACAAGAGTTGCCAGTGCAGTCCAACCAGAGCCAAAAATATGATTTTGGGTTTCCTTCCTGTTTTGCAGTGGCTCCCAAAATACGatctgaagaaaaacattttagggGATGTGATGTCTGGCTTGATCGTGGGCATCCTATTAGTGCCCCAGTCCATTGCTTACTCTCTGTTGGCTGGCCAAGAACCTATCTATGGGCTGTATACCTCTTTTTTTgccagcatcatttatttcttattggGTACCTCCCGTCACATCTCTGTGGGCATTTTTGGAATATTGTGCCTTATGATAGGTGAGGTAGTTGACCGAGAACTACTCAAAGCCGGCTATGACACTGCCGAGGGCGCGCCTTCTCATTTCGGGATGGCTTCAAATGGGAGCGCGCTGTTAAACCAGACATCGGACTGGATGTGTGACAGGAGCTGCTACGCGATCGCGGTCGGCAGCACGGTGACCTTCCTGGCTGGAGTTTACCAG GTAGCGATGGGCTTCTTCCAAGTGGGCTTTGTTTCTGTCTACCTCTCAGACGCCTTGCTGAGTGGATTTGTCACTGGTGCCTCCTTCActattcttacatctcaggccAAGTATCTCCTTGGGCTCAGCCTTCCTCGGAGTAGTGGTGTGGGCTCGCTCATCACCACTTGGATACAAATCTTCAGAAACATCCATAAGACCAATCTCTGTGATCTCATCACCAGCCTTTTGTGCCTTTTGGTTCTCCTGCCAACCAAAGAACTCAATGAGCGCTTCAAGTCCAAGCTTAAGGCACCAGTTCCAACTGAACTCATTGTCGTTGTGGCAGCCACGTTAGCCTCTCATTTTGGAAAACTAAATGAGAAATACAATATCAGTATTGCTGGGTCTATTCCCACAGGGTTCATGCCACCAAAAGCCCCCGACTGGAACCTAATTCCTAGTTTGGCTGTAGATGCAATAGCTATTTCGATCATTGGTTTTGCTATCACTGTATCACTTTCTGAGATGTTTGCCAAGAAACATGGCTACACGGTCAAAGCCAATCAGGAGATGTATGCCATTGGCTTTTGCAATATcatcccttccttcttccactGCTTTACTACTAGTGCAGCTCTTGCAAAGACCTTGGTTAAAGAATCAACAGGCTGCCAAACTCAGCTTTCTGGTGTGGTGACAGCCTTGGTTCTTCTGTTGGTCCTCCTGGTAATAGCTCCTTTATTCTATTCCCTTCAGAAAAGTGTCCTTGGTGTAATCACCATTGTAAATCTCCGGGGAGCCCTACTTAAATTTAAGGATCTGCCCAAGATGTGGAAGGTTAGCAGAATGGATACAGTTATCTGGTTTGTTACCATGCTGTCCTCTGCACTGATAAGTACTGAAATAGGCCTGCTTACTGGGGTTTGTTTTTCTATGTTTTGTGTCATTCTCCGCACTCAGAAGCCAAAGACTTCATTGCTCGGTTTGGTGGAAGAGTCTGAAATCTTTGAATCCGTGTCTGCTTACAAGAATCTTCAGACTAAGCCGGGCATCAAGATATTCCGTTTTGTAGCCCCTCTCTACTACATAAACAAAGAATGTTTTAAATCTGCTTTATACAAAAAGACTCTCAACCCAGTCTTAGTAAAGTCCGCTCGGAAGAAGGCCGCAAAGAGAAAGATCATGAAGGAGACAATGATTCTCAGTGGAATCCAGGACGAAGTTTCCGTGCAACTTTCCCATGATCCCTTGGACCTTCATACCATAGTGATTGACTGCAGCGCAATACAGTTTTTAGATACAGCAGGGATCCATACACTGAAAGAAGTTCGTAGAGATTATGAAGCCATTGGCATCCAGGTTCTGCTGGCTCAATGCAATCCCTCTGTGAGGGATTCCCTGGCTTGCGGAGAGTATttcaaagaggaagaagaaaacctCCTCTTTTATAGTGTGTATGAAGCAATGGCCTTTGCAGAATATCAGAATCAGAAAGGAGTATGTATTTCCAATGGTCTGAGCCTTTCCAGTGATTGA